A part of Vicia villosa cultivar HV-30 ecotype Madison, WI unplaced genomic scaffold, Vvil1.0 ctg.000643F_1_1, whole genome shotgun sequence genomic DNA contains:
- the LOC131630092 gene encoding uncharacterized protein LOC131630092 has product MANLLNMFFSIMLIEVSLLALLMGNSKATRRFIGIKDHIDHQVSLQTRSVHRIARLSPEGPNPHHDNSLQPKSDHHIAKLSPGGPDPHHHLSLQTRNVHHIARLSPEGPDPHHHVSFPTGNVHHIERLSPGGPDSHHHDFLQTRNVHEIARLSPGGPNPHHDNSLNPTSVDHIAKLNPGGPDPHHHLSLQTRNVHHIARLSPEGPDPHHHVSLQTGNVHRIERLSPGGPDSHHHDFLKTRNVHGIARLSP; this is encoded by the coding sequence ATGGCAAATTTGCTAAACATGTTCTTTTCAATAATGCTTATCGAAGTATCTCTTTTAGCATTGTTGATGGGAAATTCCAAAGCAACTCGTCGCTTTATTGGTATTAAGGATCATATTGATCACCAAGTTTCATTACAAACGAGGAGTGTTCATCGCattgcaagattgagtccagAAGGACCTAATCCACACCACGACAATTCCTTACAGCCAAAAAGTGATCATCACATTGCAAAATTGAGTCCAGGAGGTCCCGATCCACATCACCATCTTTCCTTACAAACGAGGAATGTTCATCACattgcaagattgagtccagAAGGTCCAGATCCACACCACCATGTTTCCTTTCCAACGGGGAATGTTCATCACATTGAAAgattgagtccaggaggtccAGATTCACACCACCATGATTTCTTGCAAACTAGAAATGTTCATGAAattgcaagattgagtccaggaggtccTAATCCACACCATGACAATTCCTTAAATCCAACGAGTGTCGATCACATTGCAAAATTAAATCCAGGAGGTCCCGATCCACATCACCATCTTTCCTTACAAACGAGGAATGTTCATCACattgcaagattgagtccagAAGGTCCAGATCCACACCACCATGTTTCCTTACAAACGGGGAATGTTCATCGCATTGAAAgattgagtccaggaggtccAGATTCACACCACCATGATTTCTTGAAAACTAGAAATGTTCATGGAATTGCAAGATTGAGTCCATGA
- the LOC131630091 gene encoding uncharacterized protein LOC131630091, translated as MANLLNMFFSIMLIEVSLLALLMGNSKATHRFIGGPDPHHHLSLQTRNVHHIARLSPEGPDPHHHVSLPTGNVHHIERLSPGGPDSHHHDFLQTRNVHEIARLSPGGPNPHHDNSLNPTSVDHIAKLSPGAPDPHHHLSLQMRNVHHIARLSPEGPDPHHHVSLQTGNVHRIERLSPGGPDSHHHDFLKTINVHGIARLSPGGPNPHHDNSLHPTSVHLTAKLSLRGHNPNYQNSFQP; from the exons ATGGCAAATTTGCTAAACATGTTCTTTTCAATAATGCTTATCGAAGTATCTCTTTTAGCATTGTTGATGGGAAATTCCAAAGCAACTCATCGCTTTATTG GAGGTCCCGATCCACATCACCATCTTTCCTTACAAACGAGGAATGTTCATCACattgcaagattgagtccagAAGGTCCAGATCCACACCACCATGTTTCCTTACCAACGGGGAATGTTCATCACATTGAAAgattgagtccaggaggtccAGATTCACACCACCATGATTTCTTGCAAACTAGAAATGTTCATGAAattgcaagattgagtccaggaggtccTAATCCACACCATGACAATTCCTTAAATCCAACGAGTGTCGATCACATTGCAAAATTGAGTCCAGGAGCTCCCGATCCACATCACCATCTTTCCTTACAAATGAGGAATGTTCATCACattgcaagattgagtccagAAGGTCCAGATCCACACCACCATGTTTCCTTACAAACGGGGAATGTTCATCGCATTGAAAgattgagtccaggaggtccAGATTCACACCACCATGATTTCTTGAAAACTATAAATGTTCATGGAattgcaagattgagtccaggaggtccTAATCCACACCACGACAATTCCTTACATCCAACGAGTGTCCATCTCACTGCAAAATTAAGTCTAAGAGGTCATAATCCAAACTACCAGAATTCCTTTCAACCTTAG